The Raoultibacter phocaeensis genome includes a window with the following:
- the leuB gene encoding 3-isopropylmalate dehydrogenase: MTKTYKICLLPGDGIGPEIITEGVKVLDAVGAKFDASFEYTEALLGGVAIDETGEALPKDTLRVAEASDAVLLAAVGGPKWDTTDPEKPRPEQGLLGIRKALGLYTNLRPVQIFTALADASTLKPEIVDGVDMMIVRELTGGLYFGRRERFYDEEGCGAHGAAGQRAYDTLEYREYEVERIARQAFEAARKRRNKVTSVDKANVLETSRMWREIVHRIGAEEYPDVELEDLLVDNTAMQLISRPVDFDVVVTENMFGDILSDEAAQITGSLGMLASASLGDGTALYEPSHGSAPDIAGKGIANPLAQILSVEMMLRYSFDMQDAADSIRRAVTAVLDEGWRTGDIANANTPADKVVGTVAMGDLVVSKL; the protein is encoded by the coding sequence ATGACGAAAACTTACAAGATATGCCTGCTTCCCGGCGATGGCATCGGACCTGAGATCATCACCGAAGGCGTGAAAGTGCTCGATGCGGTGGGGGCGAAGTTCGATGCATCGTTCGAGTACACCGAGGCGCTTCTGGGTGGCGTTGCCATCGACGAGACGGGCGAGGCTCTGCCGAAAGACACGCTGCGCGTGGCCGAAGCATCCGATGCCGTGTTGCTCGCCGCGGTGGGCGGCCCGAAATGGGATACCACCGACCCCGAGAAACCTCGCCCCGAACAGGGGCTTTTGGGAATCCGCAAAGCGCTTGGCCTGTACACCAACCTGCGTCCCGTTCAGATATTCACGGCGCTCGCCGATGCGTCGACGCTCAAGCCGGAAATCGTGGACGGCGTGGACATGATGATCGTGCGCGAGTTGACGGGTGGCCTGTACTTCGGGCGCCGCGAGCGCTTCTATGATGAAGAGGGTTGCGGCGCGCACGGCGCTGCCGGCCAGCGCGCCTACGATACGCTCGAATACCGCGAGTACGAAGTCGAGCGCATTGCACGCCAAGCCTTCGAAGCCGCACGCAAGCGCCGCAACAAAGTGACCAGCGTCGACAAGGCGAATGTGTTGGAGACGAGCCGTATGTGGCGCGAGATCGTGCACCGCATCGGTGCCGAGGAATACCCCGATGTGGAGCTTGAGGACCTGCTGGTGGATAACACGGCCATGCAGCTGATCAGCCGCCCGGTCGACTTCGACGTGGTGGTGACCGAGAACATGTTCGGCGATATCCTGTCCGACGAGGCAGCGCAGATCACGGGCTCCCTCGGCATGCTCGCAAGCGCGAGCCTGGGCGACGGAACGGCGCTGTATGAGCCGAGCCACGGCAGCGCTCCCGATATCGCGGGCAAGGGCATTGCGAACCCGCTTGCGCAGATACTCTCGGTCGAGATGATGCTGCGTTACAGCTTCGACATGCAGGATGCGGCCGATTCCATCCGCCGCGCGGTGACTGCCGTGCTCGACGAAGGCTGGCGCACGGGCGACATCGCCAATGCGAATACGCCTGCCGACAAGGTAGTCGGCACGGTTGCCATGGGCGATCTGGTGGTTTCGAAGCTGTAG
- a CDS encoding spore coat protein SP96 has translation MTDENTTPESPSPQPQPAPQPQPQPQPAPQPQAAPEPPRPQQPQPQPMYGQPMPQPMYAPAPLMQLTGGMKFGWLVIGALMGIPGIVLAWLVNADKVPQVKNDALKFAIIGFVIWIVLGIILSLAITGMVTAIVAGAVGSMGGGYHYGSSW, from the coding sequence ATGACCGATGAAAACACCACCCCCGAGTCTCCCTCACCCCAGCCGCAACCTGCACCGCAGCCGCAGCCTCAACCGCAACCTGCGCCGCAGCCGCAGGCCGCACCCGAGCCCCCTCGACCGCAGCAGCCCCAGCCTCAGCCGATGTACGGCCAGCCCATGCCTCAGCCGATGTACGCACCGGCTCCGCTCATGCAGCTCACCGGCGGCATGAAGTTTGGGTGGCTCGTGATCGGCGCCCTCATGGGTATTCCGGGCATCGTGCTCGCATGGCTCGTGAATGCCGATAAAGTGCCGCAGGTTAAAAACGATGCGCTTAAGTTCGCCATCATCGGGTTCGTCATCTGGATCGTGCTCGGCATCATCTTGAGTCTTGCGATCACCGGCATGGTTACCGCCATCGTAGCGGGCGCCGTGGGCTCGATGGGCGGCGGCTACCATTACGGCAGCTCCTGGTAA
- the leuD gene encoding 3-isopropylmalate dehydratase small subunit, protein MKFKGTAHRYGRDVDTDVIIPARYLNTSDPAELAKHCLEDLDSEFVNKVQPGDIIVADENFGCGSSREHAPIAIKAAGVDVVIAKSFARIFYRNSINTGLAIMECPEAVDAIALGDTVSVDADAGVIVNETTGKTFTAQPFPPFIKEIIEAGGLINRTKAKLGN, encoded by the coding sequence ATGAAATTCAAAGGAACCGCGCACCGCTACGGGCGCGATGTCGATACCGACGTCATCATTCCCGCGCGCTACCTGAACACTTCCGATCCCGCCGAGCTTGCGAAGCACTGCCTTGAGGATCTCGATAGCGAGTTCGTGAACAAGGTGCAACCCGGTGACATCATCGTGGCTGACGAGAACTTCGGCTGCGGATCGTCACGCGAGCATGCGCCGATCGCCATCAAGGCCGCCGGCGTCGATGTGGTCATCGCGAAGAGTTTCGCCCGCATCTTCTACCGCAACTCCATCAACACAGGCCTCGCCATCATGGAGTGCCCCGAGGCGGTTGATGCGATTGCCCTCGGCGATACGGTGAGCGTTGACGCCGATGCGGGCGTAATCGTGAACGAGACGACGGGCAAGACTTTCACGGCGCAGCCGTTTCCTCCGTTCATTAAAGAGATCATCGAGGCGGGCGGGCTCATCAACCGCACGAAGGCTAAGCTGGGCAACTGA
- a CDS encoding peptidoglycan-binding domain-containing protein, with translation MDTIRRHDTGAAVEDVQQRLCLLGILDESQVTGTYDDATALGVRTFSEKGGLGALDEVNEKVWAALVDATFCLGDRTLYLRMPYFHGNDVRELQRALGALGFACGVNDGIFGAYTELALRKFQMNLGLPSDGIAGAMTYEAIHNLQHSWQGKEASPVAAYLGFARAADVLERNALCLFGTQEFTRSVASRMSNLALATNPASKILSADTLLVAPDESMLLVHIVLPDELVKKNIPRVGYEDDETLALRLASAIEAAAMHPARIAVELPGTVWEEAGAGRSAQHFAITLLDALCTALARR, from the coding sequence ATGGATACGATTCGCAGACACGATACCGGGGCCGCAGTAGAAGACGTGCAACAGCGTCTTTGTCTGCTTGGCATCCTCGATGAAAGCCAGGTCACGGGTACATACGACGATGCAACGGCGTTGGGTGTGCGCACCTTTTCCGAAAAGGGAGGGCTGGGGGCGCTCGATGAAGTGAACGAGAAGGTGTGGGCGGCGCTTGTCGATGCCACGTTCTGCCTCGGCGACCGTACCTTGTATTTGCGCATGCCGTATTTTCACGGCAACGATGTGCGCGAACTGCAACGCGCGCTCGGAGCGCTCGGATTCGCCTGCGGTGTAAACGACGGCATTTTCGGTGCGTACACCGAGCTGGCGCTTCGTAAGTTCCAAATGAACCTCGGGCTTCCGTCCGACGGCATCGCCGGTGCTATGACCTATGAGGCCATCCACAACCTTCAGCATTCCTGGCAGGGCAAGGAGGCGTCTCCCGTTGCGGCGTATCTCGGCTTCGCGCGTGCGGCCGATGTGCTCGAGCGCAATGCGCTGTGCCTGTTCGGTACCCAGGAGTTCACGCGCAGCGTCGCTTCGCGCATGTCGAACCTCGCGCTTGCAACCAATCCCGCATCGAAAATACTGTCGGCCGATACGCTGCTTGTTGCACCCGACGAGTCGATGCTGCTCGTGCACATCGTGCTGCCCGACGAGCTGGTCAAAAAAAACATCCCGCGCGTCGGGTACGAGGATGACGAGACGCTTGCCCTGCGTTTGGCTTCGGCCATCGAGGCGGCCGCCATGCATCCCGCGCGCATCGCCGTCGAGCTTCCCGGCACGGTGTGGGAAGAGGCGGGCGCGGGCCGATCCGCCCAGCATTTCGCGATCACGCTGCTCGATGCCCTTTGCACTGCGCTCGCGCGCCGATAG
- the leuC gene encoding 3-isopropylmalate dehydratase large subunit: protein MARPMTMAEKILAAHAGLDEVEPGQLIECDLDLVLSNDVTAPIAIREFEKIGTGTVFDPTKIALVPDHYVPNKDIKSAEQAKIVRDFAHEQGITHYYEVGCMGVEHALLPEQGVVGAGDLIIGADSHTCTYGALGAFATGVGSTDAGVGYATGKAWFKVPESILFNIEGELAPGVVGKDVILHIIGMIGVDGALYQAMEFAGSAIAGMSMEERMSISNMAIEAGGKAGLIEVDDITRAYLDGRTERPYTEYHSDADAVYAKVYDIDAADIVPTVSFPHLPSNTKPASEARDIRIDQAVIGSCTNGRIEDMRQAAEVFRGRTVHPDVRCIVIPATQLVYRQCMEEGLMEIFLDANCAVSTPTCGPCLGGYMGILAAGERAIATTNRNFVGRMGDPTSEVYLSSPAVAAASAVLGHIGLPEDLD from the coding sequence ATGGCACGTCCCATGACTATGGCGGAGAAGATCTTAGCCGCCCATGCAGGACTCGATGAGGTCGAGCCCGGCCAACTCATCGAATGCGATCTCGATCTGGTATTGTCCAACGACGTTACCGCGCCGATCGCCATCCGCGAGTTCGAGAAGATCGGCACTGGCACCGTGTTCGACCCGACGAAGATCGCACTGGTTCCCGATCACTACGTTCCCAACAAGGACATCAAGAGCGCCGAGCAGGCGAAGATTGTCCGCGACTTCGCGCACGAGCAGGGCATTACGCACTATTACGAAGTCGGCTGCATGGGCGTGGAGCATGCGCTTCTGCCCGAGCAGGGCGTCGTGGGCGCGGGCGATCTCATCATCGGCGCCGACAGCCATACCTGCACCTACGGTGCGCTCGGCGCGTTTGCCACAGGCGTCGGCTCAACCGATGCGGGCGTGGGCTATGCGACCGGCAAGGCGTGGTTCAAAGTTCCCGAATCGATCCTGTTCAACATCGAGGGCGAACTTGCCCCCGGCGTTGTGGGCAAAGACGTTATCCTGCACATCATCGGTATGATCGGCGTGGACGGCGCGCTGTACCAAGCGATGGAGTTCGCCGGCAGCGCGATTGCGGGCATGTCGATGGAAGAGCGCATGTCCATCTCGAACATGGCCATCGAGGCGGGCGGCAAAGCCGGGCTCATCGAGGTCGACGATATCACGCGTGCCTACCTGGACGGCCGTACCGAGCGCCCCTATACCGAATACCATTCCGATGCAGACGCGGTGTACGCGAAGGTATACGACATCGACGCCGCCGACATCGTGCCGACGGTATCGTTTCCGCATCTGCCCTCCAACACAAAGCCTGCTTCCGAAGCGCGCGACATCCGCATAGACCAGGCTGTCATCGGCTCGTGCACCAACGGGCGCATCGAGGACATGCGCCAGGCTGCCGAGGTGTTTCGCGGACGCACCGTGCATCCGGATGTTCGCTGCATCGTCATTCCGGCAACCCAGCTCGTGTACCGCCAGTGCATGGAAGAGGGCCTTATGGAAATCTTCCTCGACGCCAACTGCGCGGTTTCCACGCCGACCTGCGGACCGTGTCTCGGCGGCTACATGGGTATCCTCGCCGCGGGCGAGCGCGCCATCGCCACGACGAACCGCAACTTCGTCGGACGTATGGGCGATCCGACGAGCGAGGTGTACCTCTCTTCGCCGGCTGTGGCCGCGGCGAGCGCCGTACTCGGCCACATCGGTTTGCCCGAAGATCTGGATTAA